The sequence GTAAATACGCTTATTGCCGTTATCCTGATATTCCCGGCTGCTGACATGGGCTTTCATGAGCGCTCTCCCCAGCCTTTGAATCTGGCCGCGTCACAGAACCGGGCGCGGGTAAAACACCATTGCTCATTGACGGCCAGCATGGAGGCGTCGGCGGCTGCTCGCCAAACGGGTAACGCATCGGCATATTTGAACTGTTTTTCGAGGGCCGCGGCTTTCAGCGCCAAAGACATAAACTCGGGGTTGGTGACACCCAAAGGCAGGCAGCGCAATTTTTTGGTGCTGACTTTTTTACTGGCGGGTACATTTTTCCAATGAGACAAACGGGGGGTACCCGGCGATTTTGGCGTGACACCGGCTACCCCTGCCATAGCGTAGCAACGCATATTACCGTTCCAGCACCGGCTAACATGGCCTTTGCTGATATCTTTGGCCAACAGTGCGCCGACACGCGCAATGGGTAAGCCAGTAAAGTTGGCCAGTTCGCGGCCAGTGGCAGAACCCAGTATTTTCAGTGCCTGGCGCAAAGAATCGGTTTTAGACAGGTTTTCCATTATGACCTCCCAATCAATGCAGGTTGAGAATCAGTACCATTGACTGCGTGGAGCAAGCTGGCATCTTTACCCGCTCGATATCCAGTATCCGCAGCATCATCAGCCCCACGACACTTTTTGGCTTCTCGCATATCGCCTGATTGCAGCCCAATATCTTTCTGCAATTTACGATGGTAGGCAGTGATTAGGGTTGCCTCTGTATCTGTAACCGTAAAATCTTTAATGACCTGATAAGCGCCTATTACCCACCCCTCACAGAAGGTATCCCCTCGGGCTATTTTGGTGCTGGCTTTAATGCTCTTGCGCATTGACGCGGTATATTCACGGCGGGCTTTCATCATTTGGCGAGAGAGTACGTCAAAGGCATAAGCTGCTATTTGTGGGCGTTCATTCGGGCCGTAGAAAATAACCTGACGCTGAGCGGTAGTGTAATAATTGCGTTTAAAGGTCATATAACACTTAACGCCGAAAGCCCGACAAATAATATCTGCCAGCAGCCCCATATATTTAGGGACAGCCTGAGCATGAGAGGGAGCGCCTTTACTGCCTGCCTCGTTGATTTCCATCAAGTCGATATCAATAGATGTCAGACCATGCTCACGCATCAGGTTTTGAGCCTGACTCATCGCATTGGCAGCTTCATTGGAATTAGTACTGTGCTTAGCCAAATTCAACAGTTTCTTTATTTTGGCGAGATACTTTTCTTTATTCATGATGATGGTTTTCCATTATTTTGGCGTAAGCGCGCCCCTGCGGGTTTACGCCATGTTTAAAGATGATTTAAAAGCGAATTAAATTAGCCCGCAGGCGTTAATGATTCCGTATTATCAAAATAAGGTTCTTTATTAATTTCCACGACAGTTGCCGAATCAAAATCATGGGCTGGGCCAACCGTTTTTACTGATTTGCCCCCGCGTAAAAATTTGCACGGTTGGTAGATGAAAACCTTACCTACGGGATAACGCCGATTAAACTCTCCAGCTTTCATATCAGA comes from Yersinia bercovieri ATCC 43970 and encodes:
- a CDS encoding DUF2786 domain-containing protein, translated to MNKEKYLAKIKKLLNLAKHSTNSNEAANAMSQAQNLMREHGLTSIDIDLMEINEAGSKGAPSHAQAVPKYMGLLADIICRAFGVKCYMTFKRNYYTTAQRQVIFYGPNERPQIAAYAFDVLSRQMMKARREYTASMRKSIKASTKIARGDTFCEGWVIGAYQVIKDFTVTDTEATLITAYHRKLQKDIGLQSGDMREAKKCRGADDAADTGYRAGKDASLLHAVNGTDSQPALIGRS
- a CDS encoding ANR family transcriptional regulator: MENLSKTDSLRQALKILGSATGRELANFTGLPIARVGALLAKDISKGHVSRCWNGNMRCYAMAGVAGVTPKSPGTPRLSHWKNVPASKKVSTKKLRCLPLGVTNPEFMSLALKAAALEKQFKYADALPVWRAAADASMLAVNEQWCFTRARFCDAARFKGWGERS